The Dromaius novaehollandiae isolate bDroNov1 chromosome 5, bDroNov1.hap1, whole genome shotgun sequence genome window below encodes:
- the IFITM10 gene encoding interferon-induced transmembrane protein 10 isoform X1 gives MLVRVCAVPSEGAATQATAGPRPRRLGHQPRRTAGAGGAGGSTAERAAGPPAARHGGPPALRAARRAGESCSVGRGVTVRSPPPSSLPSSPPSLLCPSLALLPALSLFLSSASPHIAPSPLPFSPACFFPLPPRRPPPRSPVPAFHSGFYFARTAPGDAAAAATERAQDPPPGPPCPLAGAAWAPRGPPQGCFACIAKPPALRPASPLLAPAAAGYLMEGKGCKGDGLRPAGQCKHLVEKKTMTNPTTVIEIYPDTTEVNDYYLWSIFNFVYLNFCCLGFIALAYSLKVRDKKLLNDLNGAVEDAKTARLFNITSSALATFCIILIFIFLRYPLTDY, from the exons ATGCTGGTGCGTGTGTGCGCGGTGCCAAGCGAGGGAGCAGCCACACAGGCGACCGCCGGACCGCGGCCGCGGAGGCTCGGGCACCAGCCACGCAGGaccgcgggagccgggggggcagggggcagcacggcggagcgggcggcgggacCCCCAGCCGCGCGGCACGGGGGGCCGCCGGCATTGCGGGCGGCTCGGCGCGCCGGGGAGAGCTGCTCGGTGGGCCGGGGTGTAACGGTGcgctctcctcccccttcctccctgccctcctctcctccctctctcctctgcccATCCCTCGCTCTGCTCCCGGcactctccctcttcctctcttctgcatCCCCCCACATCGCCCCTTCCCCACTCCCTTTTTCCCCCGCttgtttcttccccctccccccccggcgcccacctCCCCGCTCCCCCGTCCCCGCTTTTCACAGCGGCTTTTACTTCGCCAGGACGGCGCCCGGTGACGCCGCGGCAGCCGCCACGGAGAGGGCGCAGgacccgccgccgggcccgccgtGTCCCCTCGCCGGGGCGGCCTGGGCCCCCCGCGGGCCCCCGCAGGGCTGCTTCGCCTGCATCGCCAAGCCGCCCGCCCTGCGGCCCGCCTCGCCCCTcctggcccccgccgccgccggctacCTCATGGAGGGCAAGGGCTGCAAAGGGGAcggcctgcggcccgccggccagTGCAAGCACTTGGTAGAGAAGAAGACGATGACCAACCCCACCACGGTGATCGAGATCTACCCGGACACCACCGAGGTGAACGATTACTATCTCTGGTCCATCTTCAACTTTGTCTACCTCAACTTCTGCTGCCTCGGCTTCATCGCCCTGGCCTACTCGCTCAAA GTCCGGGATAAGAAACTCCTCAACGACTTAAACGGAGCAGTTGAAGATGCCAAGACAGCCCGGCTTTTTAACATCACCAGCTCAGCCCTTGCCACCTTCTGTATCATCCTTATATTCATCTTCCTGCGATACCCACTCACCGACTACTAG
- the IFITM10 gene encoding interferon-induced transmembrane protein 10 isoform X3: MDGQTGSMRTAPGDAAAAATERAQDPPPGPPCPLAGAAWAPRGPPQGCFACIAKPPALRPASPLLAPAAAGYLMEGKGCKGDGLRPAGQCKHLVEKKTMTNPTTVIEIYPDTTEVNDYYLWSIFNFVYLNFCCLGFIALAYSLKVRDKKLLNDLNGAVEDAKTARLFNITSSALATFCIILIFIFLRYPLTDY, encoded by the exons ATGGACGGACAGACAGGCAGCATGAG GACGGCGCCCGGTGACGCCGCGGCAGCCGCCACGGAGAGGGCGCAGgacccgccgccgggcccgccgtGTCCCCTCGCCGGGGCGGCCTGGGCCCCCCGCGGGCCCCCGCAGGGCTGCTTCGCCTGCATCGCCAAGCCGCCCGCCCTGCGGCCCGCCTCGCCCCTcctggcccccgccgccgccggctacCTCATGGAGGGCAAGGGCTGCAAAGGGGAcggcctgcggcccgccggccagTGCAAGCACTTGGTAGAGAAGAAGACGATGACCAACCCCACCACGGTGATCGAGATCTACCCGGACACCACCGAGGTGAACGATTACTATCTCTGGTCCATCTTCAACTTTGTCTACCTCAACTTCTGCTGCCTCGGCTTCATCGCCCTGGCCTACTCGCTCAAA GTCCGGGATAAGAAACTCCTCAACGACTTAAACGGAGCAGTTGAAGATGCCAAGACAGCCCGGCTTTTTAACATCACCAGCTCAGCCCTTGCCACCTTCTGTATCATCCTTATATTCATCTTCCTGCGATACCCACTCACCGACTACTAG
- the IFITM10 gene encoding interferon-induced transmembrane protein 10 isoform X2 — translation MDGQTGSMSGFYFARTAPGDAAAAATERAQDPPPGPPCPLAGAAWAPRGPPQGCFACIAKPPALRPASPLLAPAAAGYLMEGKGCKGDGLRPAGQCKHLVEKKTMTNPTTVIEIYPDTTEVNDYYLWSIFNFVYLNFCCLGFIALAYSLKVRDKKLLNDLNGAVEDAKTARLFNITSSALATFCIILIFIFLRYPLTDY, via the exons ATGGACGGACAGACAGGCAGCATGAG CGGCTTTTACTTCGCCAGGACGGCGCCCGGTGACGCCGCGGCAGCCGCCACGGAGAGGGCGCAGgacccgccgccgggcccgccgtGTCCCCTCGCCGGGGCGGCCTGGGCCCCCCGCGGGCCCCCGCAGGGCTGCTTCGCCTGCATCGCCAAGCCGCCCGCCCTGCGGCCCGCCTCGCCCCTcctggcccccgccgccgccggctacCTCATGGAGGGCAAGGGCTGCAAAGGGGAcggcctgcggcccgccggccagTGCAAGCACTTGGTAGAGAAGAAGACGATGACCAACCCCACCACGGTGATCGAGATCTACCCGGACACCACCGAGGTGAACGATTACTATCTCTGGTCCATCTTCAACTTTGTCTACCTCAACTTCTGCTGCCTCGGCTTCATCGCCCTGGCCTACTCGCTCAAA GTCCGGGATAAGAAACTCCTCAACGACTTAAACGGAGCAGTTGAAGATGCCAAGACAGCCCGGCTTTTTAACATCACCAGCTCAGCCCTTGCCACCTTCTGTATCATCCTTATATTCATCTTCCTGCGATACCCACTCACCGACTACTAG
- the CTSD gene encoding cathepsin D produces the protein MAPRGLLLLLLLLLCAAGPAAALIRIPLTKFPSMRRVLSEVGSDIPDLDAATRFLKHKLGFAAEPTPEILKNYMDAQYYGEIGIGTPPQKFTVVFDTGSSNLWVPSVHCHLLDIACLLHHKYDASKSSSYVKNGTEFAIHYGTGSLSGYLSQDTVTLGDLKIKDQMFGEAVKQPGITFIAAKFDGILGMAFPKISVDKVTPFFDNVMQQKLIEKNIFSFYLNRDPTAQPGGELLLGGTDPKYYSGEFSWVNVTRKAYWQVHMDAVDVANGLTLCKGGCEAIVDTGTSLITGPTKEVKELQKAIGAKPLIKGQYVIPCDKVSSLPAVTLTLGGKPYQLTGDQYVFKVSAQGETICLSGFSGLDVPPPGGPLWILGDVFIGPYYTVFDRDNNSVGFAKCV, from the exons ATGGCGCCCCgcggcctcctcctgctgctgctgctgctgctctgcgccgccgggcccgccgccgcgctcatCAG GATCCCGCTGACCAAGTTCCCCTCCATGCGGCGGGTGCTCAGCGAGGTGGGCAGCGACATCCCCGACCTCGACGCCGCCACCCGGTTCCTGAAGCACAAGCTGGGCTTCGCCGCGGAGCCCACGCCGGAGATCCTCAAAAACTACATGGAC GCGCAGTACTACGGCGAGATCGGCATCGGGACCCCGCCGCAGAAGTTCACGGTGGTCTTCGACACCGGCTCCTCCAACCTGTGGGTGCCGTCCGTGCACTGTCACCTGCTGGACATCGCCTGCC TGCTGCACCACAAGTACGACGCCTCCAAGTCCAGCAGCTACGTGAAGAACGGCACCGAGTTCGCCATCCACTACGGCACCGGGAGCCTCTCCGGGTACCTGAGCCAGGACACCGTGACG cTGGGTGACTTGAAAATCAAGGACCAGATGTTTGGGGAGGCCGTGAAGCAGCCAGGCATCACCTTCATTGCCGCCAAGTTTGACGGCATCTTGGGCATGGCGTTCCCCAAGATCTCCGTGGACAAGGTCACCCCTTTCTTCGACAACGTCATGCAGCAGAAGCTGATTGAGAAAAACATCTTCTCCTTCTACCTGAACAG GGACCCCACCGCTCAGCCTGGcggggagctgctcctggggggGACTGACCCCAAGTATTACAGCGGCGAGTTCAGCTGGGTGAACGTCACGCGCAAAGCCTACTGGCAGGTCCACATGGACGC GGTGGACGTCGCCAACGGGCTGACGCTGTGCAAGGGGGGCTGCGAGGCCATCGTGGACACGGGCACCTCGCTCATCACCGGCCCCACcaaggaggtgaaggagctgcagAAGGCCATCGGCGCTAAGCCCCTCATCAAAGGCCAG TACGTGATCCCCTGCGACAAGGTGTCCTCTCTGCCCGCGGTGACGCTCACGCTGGGAGGGAAGCCCTACCAGCTCACCGGGGACCAGTATGTCTTCAAG GTTTCTGCGCAGGGGGAGACCATCTGCCTGAGTGGGTTTTCAGGCCTGGATGTCCCACCCCCCGGCGGCCCGCTCTGGATCCTGGGTGATGTCTTCATCGGTCCCTACTACACCGTCTTTGACCGTGATAACAACTCTGTTGGCTTTGCCAAGTGCGTCTAA